The window ACTCCACTGCCCACGGTTACAGAGCAGTTCGCCCGGACACTGGCCCCAGCCAGCGATGCAGTCATCGAGGAGATGGACGCCAAGGCCGACCGGGAAGGGTTCCCGACGGTCGGCCCCGCAGTCGGCGGGTGGCTCCGCCTCGTCGCCCGGATGGTCGACGCCGACCGCGTCTTCGAGTTCGGTTCCGGTTTTGGCTACTCTGCGTACTGGATGGCTCCGGCCGTGCCCGACGATGGACAGATTGTCCTGACGGAGATTGACGCCGACGAACTCGAGGAAGCCCGCGAGTTCCTCGACCGCGGCGGATTCGCCGATCAGGCTGTCTTCGAACACGGGGACGCAATCGAAACCGTCGAGAACTACGGCGGTCCGTTTGACGTGGTACTCATCGACAACGAGAAGCACCGGTACGCGGAGGCCTTCGAGGCCGTCCGGGAGAAAGTGCCGGTCGGCGGGGCCGTCGTCGCAGACAACATGATCGAGGCCGGGTCGCTAGAGTTCGAGGCAGTACAGGCGCTGCTGGACGGCACCGACGTCGATGCCAACGAAACGAGTCGTGGTATCGCCGCGTATCTCGAATGCGTCAGCGACGACCCGGAGTTCGAGACAGGGCTGTTGCCGCTAGGCGAGGGCGTTGCCGTGAGCGTTCGCATGGAGTGAACAACGCGGGAGCAACATGCTCCGATTCTCGCCGACGAAAATGCGGGTGCATAGCTTATGTATGAGGCCGCACAACTCAGCGGCAACGCTGGTCCTAACGAATGAGTCTGATGATAGATATTCGGAAGCTCGGGTTGTTCAATCAGATGGCTAAAGAGGGCGGCAACACCGTTGCGAACCACCTCAGCCAGATGACAGGGATGGAGACGGAGATGGAGATCACGAAGATCAACTTCATCGATATCCCGGATATCAAAACACACGTCGGCGACGAGAAGCAGATCGGTATCAGTATCGAAATGGTCGAAAAGCCCCATGGGCATATCCTGTTCCTGTTCAACGCCGCCAGTGCGAAGGACCTCGCCACCGGGATGATCGGCGATATGGGTGAAACAGACCCCAACGCCAGCGGTTTCACCGACATGGAGCGCTCGGCGATTCAGGAGATCGGGAACATCATGACCAGCGGCTTCATCGACGGCTGGGCGAACGTTCTCGATACCACCATCGACATCTCCACGCCGAACTTCACGTTCGGCCCGGGGAGTGGGATGGTGGACCAGCTCGTCGGCGACCGGGACAACGAGATGGCGCTGATGTTCGACTCCCGCGTCCACGCACTGGAGTCCGACATCAACGTAAAGGTGTACACGTTTCCGGAACTCGAAGAACTGGTCGACCTGATGCAGGAAATCGAAGTGTAAGCAGGTCGTAATGATGGGGACGGCGGGCGCTACCGATGAACTCCTTGTCCTTCATAAAAGATTTAGCAGTGTTTCTTGTATCGTGGGCCCTTGCATCATGATATGCCAGGAGGAAGCCCACAAACTCTCCGACCGTTCCTGTGGCGTGCAGAAACACTGTATCCGGACACAGAGGTAGTCTCTCGTACCCACGAGGGCATCGTCCGTCACGACTACGCCGAATATGCCGAGCGAACGGCGCAGCTAGCGAACGCAATCGAGGAAGCCGGCTATGGCGACGGCGAACGACTCGGTACGTTCTGCTGGAACCACAGCCGCCACTTCGAAACGTACTTTGGGATACCGGGAACCGGTGCGCAGCTACACACGATCAACCCGCTCCTGCCCGACAAACACATCCAGTATATCGTCAGCGACGCACAGGACGAACTCATCTTCGTCGACGAATCGCTCCTGCCGAAGCTCGAAGGGGCCGCCGCCGATGATCCCGAGTCTTTCGAGACGGTCGAGCAGTTCGTCGTGATGAGTGAGTCCGTCCCGGACACTGATCTCGATGCCGTTGCCTACGAGTCGTTCATCGCCGACCAGCCGACGGAGTACGACTGGCCCGAACTGGAAGAGGACCGTCCTGCCGGACTCTGTTACACCTCCGGGACGACGGGACGGCCGAAAGGCGTCGAGTACACCCAGCAGATGCTGTGGAGCCACACGATGGCGATTCAGTCGCCACAGGGGATTCCGCTCGACGACGACGACGTCGTGATGCCGGTCGTCCCGATGTTCCACGTCAACGCGTGGGGCCTCCCGTTTTCGGCAACTGCTGGCGGGGCCAAGCACGTCTACCCCGGGCCACAGCCGGAGCCGGCGGACCTCGCAAAGCTCATTGAAGAAGAGGATGTCACCGTCACAGCTGGTGTCCCGACCGTCTGGCTGGGACTGATGGAGTACATCAAAGAAAACGATGTCGACCTCTCATCGCTTGAGCGGCTCATTGTCGGTGGAAGCGCCGCGCCGGAAGCGATGATCCGGTTCTTCGACGACCACGACGTGGAGCTTGTCCACGCCTGGGGGATGACCGAGACGGCTCCGGTGGGTGCGGTGGCGTCCCTGCGGAGTGACTTGGCGGACGCCGACTATCAGACGCAGCTAGATAAGCGGGCAAAGCAGGGACTCGTCACGCCCGGGCTGGAGTTCCGTGTCATCGACGACGACGGCAACGAGGTCCCGCACAACGGCGAGGACTTCGGCGAACTCCATATCCGTGGGCCGTGGGTGACGACGGAGTACTTCAAGCGCCCGGAAGCGAACGAGCAGGAGTTCGAAGACGGCTATCTGAAGACCGGCGACGTGGTGTCCGTCGACGAAGACGGCTACATCAAAATTGTCGACCGGGCGAAAGACGTCATCAAGAGCGGCGGGGAATGGATCTCCTCGCTCGAACTGGAGAATGAACTGATAGCCCACGAGGACGTGAACGAAGCGGCAGTCATCGGTGTCCCACACGAGCGCTGGCAGGAGCGCCCCCTCGCGATGATTGTTCCGACAGCCGACGCCGACGAGGAGGCGCTCGGTGATGAACTCCGGGCGCACATCCTCGACTCCTACCCCAAGTGGTGGGTCCCGGACAACTTCATCACCATCGACGAGGTGCCAAAGACAGCAACTGGGAAGTTCGACAAGAAGTCGCTCCGTGACGAGTACGCCGACGAATCGCTCGTTGAGGGCCGTGTCCCCGACGATGCCGCCCCTGAGTGAGAGAGTACAGTACAGTTACTGGACGCCAGCGACGAGATCCCGAACTTCGGTCCGGTAGGTGGCTGGCTGGAGGCCGAGGTCGACATCAACGGAGACCGTAATACCGTCGCTCAGGTCGGTTTCGACGGTCTGAGCGAAGTTCTGCGCCGGGTACGCGCCCCCGGAGATGATGACAAAATCACCGTGGTGCCAGACGGCGAACATCGCCGAGATGTCGATGTTGCTGGCCGGTATCTCGACCGCCTCGTTTTCCGTCACCGCGAAAGAGAGTCCCTCGAAGGGGTACACAGCGGACAGTTCGACCGTTTCGGCCGTCTCACCGGTGGCGATATCGATTGTTCCCTCACCGGATTGCTCGATGTCTGTCAGCCCCTGCGCCTCCATCTGCTGTTCGAAGCTGTCGCGGGCATTTGTTCTGACTTCGGCCAGCAGTTCTTTGCGGCCCACGCCAGCCGGGAGATTGTCGAGGTTCGGGCTGAAATCCACTCGCGTGGCGAAAAACACGGAGAGCGCAGTCTGGACCTGATCGAGAGTTCGGCTGGCGACACGCTCCTGTAGTTGTTCGTCGACATACTGGACCGTACTGGAGACGGCCTCGACCGAAACCGGACCGTAGCTCCGGTCGAACACTGTTTCTGAGGACTGGTCCGTTCGCGTCCACCCACCGTCGTTCAGTTGTGCTGTCGGAACGTTCGGTGGCGGTGCCTCGGCTGCGGCCAGAAACGAACACCCCGCAAGTCCGGCAGTCCCGAGGGTTGCTCCGGTAAGCAGGTACTCTCGACGATTCATGTTCGAGCAAGGCCACAGCCATGCAAAAGCGTGCTGGCCGATTATCACGAGTTTCCGGAAAACAACTACAGCGGTGTTTTGCAGAGTTCCACGGAGTATATGAGTACACAAACCATGATA of the Haloarcula rubripromontorii genome contains:
- a CDS encoding O-methyltransferase produces the protein MDETPLPTVTEQFARTLAPASDAVIEEMDAKADREGFPTVGPAVGGWLRLVARMVDADRVFEFGSGFGYSAYWMAPAVPDDGQIVLTEIDADELEEAREFLDRGGFADQAVFEHGDAIETVENYGGPFDVVLIDNEKHRYAEAFEAVREKVPVGGAVVADNMIEAGSLEFEAVQALLDGTDVDANETSRGIAAYLECVSDDPEFETGLLPLGEGVAVSVRME
- a CDS encoding chemotaxis protein CheC; translation: MSLMIDIRKLGLFNQMAKEGGNTVANHLSQMTGMETEMEITKINFIDIPDIKTHVGDEKQIGISIEMVEKPHGHILFLFNAASAKDLATGMIGDMGETDPNASGFTDMERSAIQEIGNIMTSGFIDGWANVLDTTIDISTPNFTFGPGSGMVDQLVGDRDNEMALMFDSRVHALESDINVKVYTFPELEELVDLMQEIEV
- a CDS encoding long-chain fatty acid--CoA ligase, with translation MPGGSPQTLRPFLWRAETLYPDTEVVSRTHEGIVRHDYAEYAERTAQLANAIEEAGYGDGERLGTFCWNHSRHFETYFGIPGTGAQLHTINPLLPDKHIQYIVSDAQDELIFVDESLLPKLEGAAADDPESFETVEQFVVMSESVPDTDLDAVAYESFIADQPTEYDWPELEEDRPAGLCYTSGTTGRPKGVEYTQQMLWSHTMAIQSPQGIPLDDDDVVMPVVPMFHVNAWGLPFSATAGGAKHVYPGPQPEPADLAKLIEEEDVTVTAGVPTVWLGLMEYIKENDVDLSSLERLIVGGSAAPEAMIRFFDDHDVELVHAWGMTETAPVGAVASLRSDLADADYQTQLDKRAKQGLVTPGLEFRVIDDDGNEVPHNGEDFGELHIRGPWVTTEYFKRPEANEQEFEDGYLKTGDVVSVDEDGYIKIVDRAKDVIKSGGEWISSLELENELIAHEDVNEAAVIGVPHERWQERPLAMIVPTADADEEALGDELRAHILDSYPKWWVPDNFITIDEVPKTATGKFDKKSLRDEYADESLVEGRVPDDAAPE
- a CDS encoding DUF6517 family protein, with amino-acid sequence MNRREYLLTGATLGTAGLAGCSFLAAAEAPPPNVPTAQLNDGGWTRTDQSSETVFDRSYGPVSVEAVSSTVQYVDEQLQERVASRTLDQVQTALSVFFATRVDFSPNLDNLPAGVGRKELLAEVRTNARDSFEQQMEAQGLTDIEQSGEGTIDIATGETAETVELSAVYPFEGLSFAVTENEAVEIPASNIDISAMFAVWHHGDFVIISGGAYPAQNFAQTVETDLSDGITVSVDVDLGLQPATYRTEVRDLVAGVQ